In Thunnus albacares chromosome 1, fThuAlb1.1, whole genome shotgun sequence, the DNA window GCGCTGCAGCTGACCCCTAACTGAGGTCATGCTGTGGTAGAAAACCTTGAGAGCACGAGCAAACTCTGCATCACAGCTGGGACGAACCGACCGACCACGCATACTCTCCCCACCTGAGATAAGACAGGAAAAagatgtgtgagaaagagaatAGATAAATCAGTTAGTTAAATAACATTTCTTCAAAATGTCATCTATGCAAATATTGTGCCATGTCACAAATCCAGTCTGCAAAGTATTGTTACAAGGTAAAGTAAAGGCGTCATATAAactgtttgatttatttacaatttgttttatttgacagcaaATTGATCCAAAccttgatgtgtgtgttggttaCCGTTCCTGGCTGTGTTGAGTTGTTCCCTCAGACTCTGATTCTCCTTCTTCAGTGAAGCGTTCATGCTTTTCAGTTCCTCCAAGTCCTGCTGAAGAGCTCTCAATGAACAGCTGAGCTCTGCAGAGTCTacaggctacacacacacacacacacacacacacacacacacacatttatactgcgtatacatatactgtaggtatGTAATGCATGACTTCTTGTAATCGAATTACAactacaaaaatggaaaaacaaatagatgaaaaaaacataattattgaTGTCTACCATATGATTTTCCAATTCTATGACAtcttacagtttattttttgtgcagCTAATGCAAAATGTATTGGATTTTACATGCATCTGATTCTTTGTTTGTCATTTGGTGTTTCTCCAGGTGTAGAAACAGGTAAATTATTCCACATTTTCTCTTGCTGTACTGGAAAGTCAAAATGAAGGATCATTCAAGGCTCAAACTCACGACAGCATCTGTTGGGCCTGCCTCATCGATGATGAAGATGCCTTCTGTGGTCATCCTCACTCCCTCCAGACATGATACCAAGTCAGTACAGCCctctgagaaagaaaaacaacactgagcAGCAGTTTTAATGATACATTTGACTGTTTATTCAAAGGGAAATTACAATCTTACAATTACAAAACACGTGACTCCATGGTCTTCAACATCTACATAGATTTCCTATCTACAGTACCGACCTACACACATCTACCCATGAATCCATctatcttcctctctgtgtgatGCTTCCAGTCCAAAAGTAAAAAGGTAAAAGAGGCATTTCTCTTTATCACTTCTCAGTCATCAGTTCATCTCTTCATCGTCACCTTGGAGGCCCCAGAGCTCCAGAACTACAGCGCTGCTCTGCAGGTAGTCTAGCAGATGTTGGGAGGTGTGGAGGGAGGCAAAGTGAACTCTGTGATCCAACAGAGGATTGACGTTGTGCCACACAGCTGGAGTGTAGAGAGGCTGACTACAGTCAAATAACCTGAAACTGAGCGAGTGGAGGGAGAAAATAACGAGCTTAAATCCAGAGGATGATAATATTCCAAATTTGTCATGACTTTAGTCTCTACCCCTCACATCACTGCAAACTCCACATCTGGTCTACAGTATATATCTGTGCCATACACACGTCTTTGCTTTGTCCTAGACATTAAAGATATGTTACCCACAAGGCCACTCATGTAACTAAACACAGACTTACATGATGTCTTGTCTTCACTAACTGTTAAAATATGATGACCCCCCTGGCTGTGCCCCATATTGACCTGTAGTTCCCGTGCTGTAATTCATTGTAGGAATTCTCTGTATTCTCCCTGTACGTCAAACCCTCTTCAGGCCTGATTTATCCCCTTCCATGCAACTTCACATGCAACTACAAACCTCACCCTATTTGGACCCCTCTATTGTGAGCCTCTCTGATCCAGCGGAGGCCACAACACTGTTCCAGGACCAGCTGGAAGTCCAGTCGTCGACCCAGTAACTCAGATGGGTCAATCAGGATGTCATCTTCACCCAGAGGGCTGGAAAGTGAGAAAGATTATTtcctaatatatatatatatatatatatatatatatatatatatatatatatatatatatatgtgtgtgtgtgtgtgtatatatatataaaaacatataaattaacatatatatatatatatatattaacaaacaaacaaaaaaaataaaataaaataaaaaaaaatatatatatatatatatgtgtgtgtgtgtgtgtgtgtgtatgtgtgtgtgtgtcatacagTCCAGTGGAGGTGCAGGGTACCAGCTGTGCTTGTAGAATGGCCTCCTCTGTGCCCTCTGACCCCAGCACCTGCCGACAGAGATTACCAGTAAAAGATCACTCTTTATTTAATCCCCATCTGACAAGCAGAAATGTACACAATTACTTATACTTTgacagtgtgtgcgtgtgtgtgtgtgtgtgtgtgtgtgtgtgtgtacttatgTAGTATGTCAATATGTATACCTCCAGTTGCTCCTCCAGAGGGATGCGGAAGGCCAAAGACTGGAGCCAGAGGTGAGCAGTACCCAGGAGCAGAGGCTCCATTGGATCCCAGAAAGGGTCTTTATCTCTGGGTAACGCGGCTGTAGACAGCCCCTCTACTCTCTGACAGCAGAAACCAAAGATAGAACAAATATAAAAGTTAGCTTTCACATGTAAACCTATCAATGGTAAAACTACTGTAGCTGTCCTGGCTGGTATTAATGACTATGTTGAGATTTTCTTCTAGATTTCTAGATCTTTTGATTACAGTATCTctcaaattattttaataacatactttttttgtttgtaaacaaatgagatattttttcaataactgtgtttttttaatactaCCATTGGGGAATGCCACAGTTGGATATTTTCACATCATACGCATAGTGGCTTTAGACAATGTCCTTCTATTAGATTacattttctctgctctgctcagctTGATGCTGCTGGTAGACGTCTTCCATCAGGAATTTACGGTTCACAAACTTGGCCTTGGACCACATCCAGACCTGGGGAAGGAGTgtgtaaacatttaaacaaagaaacaaaaattcAGAACCGAAGAAGCTGGTGTATGTGGCTTTTTACTCTAGCTGTGCAATTCAGACAGCAATAATGTCTCCACTTTGAGTGTGTAAGAGAGGAAGTACAGAAAGAGACCTGTTTGCTTTCCATAGAGGTGACTCTGATAACAATCTCTTTCTCCAGATCGTGGCCTTTTGAATCTGACAGCGCCAGATTCTTGATCTCCAGCTTGAACTCCACCCCCTGCAGACAGGATAGACAATAAAGAGCAGGTGtttgttaattgttataatacATAACCATGTCCACATGAGACCATACAAACCAAAGGTATGTCTGTGTTGTTTGATGTACAAACATAACTGCCATCCAGTATGAACACATTAAACAGATTCAAGCGATTCTATGTGAGGGAATTATTTCAGTTTCTTAATTAAAGAAgtttcacaaaaacataaaaacacaaaccttcttcagctcctgGCTCATCTGGTTGACCTCAGCCACCATGGGCATCAGTTTGATGTAGTCATAGAAGACGGCCAGCAGACTGGGGTCTGTCTGACTAGACCCAGCACTGGACTCGCCTAAAGACAGAAAATGCGTAATATTCAACCAAACAGAAATAATCTTCTTTGACTTCCTGCTGCTGAACCTCCTGCTCACCCAGGTGGATGCCCTCGGCAGCAGCCAGTTCAGACTGGAAGTAGTCATAGTCGTAGCGGCTCCAGTCATCCCCGCCCCTCTCAGACGGAAAACCTATGAAAAGGTAGGTGCAGTTGGAGCCGAGAATGAGCCGATCCTAGAGGGAGACAaaaatgctttgtgtgtgtacttcaACAGAATATCACAGTCATATCACAAAGTTGaagtttttgtgtgtgcctgtgagTGATATGACCCACCAGGTGCTGCAGCTCAATGGTCTGAGAGACAGAATTGCCATTAacaatgacctttgaccctgcaAACGGGGTCAGTGTTACCCGGCGCTGTTCGTTCCTGAACACAGCATGACGTTCCTGGatcctgacacacaaacacacaatagaAAATTGTGTCTTAAGTAAGTTTCCAGACAAGCCAACACTCATCTACTGTACATGCACTGAGTATGCAGGCCGCTAGCCAATCACAAGGTGCAATCACTCACATCCACTTTAATAGAAcatgtatattgtatatatagTCATCTAAACATGACTGTTTAGTGTCTCTAATCTAGCTGTAAGTGCACTgggtttgtgatgttttattgttgccTGATGTGATCTTTATATAAACTTATTACCCTAAACCCTTGATAGAGATGGATCTTGGGGAGGAGTCACTGAGGCCGATGTCCCATTCATCTGGAAGAACACATATTTGTAAGAATGGGTTgtaatgaactgaaaaatactaaaatggTATTAAAGGGACTATTAGAATTTGATTAGCTGGTCTGGCAGTCTCCACTCCAATTCCTCCCTCTTAAACGGTAAAATGTAGTAGAGAGACATAAAGTTACAGACAGAAGAGGACAGACTAACCCTCCTGGATGAAAAGCTTGACCACCCCTGACAGCTGAGCGTCTTCATTGATGTTCAGGATGTAGGGATGCATCTGCATCATTCTCCTCTCCTGACAGCAAAGAGACATTATGGATGATCATAAGAGACAGCATGGGACAATTAAGAGCAATATAGAATCCACTAACCACCTTCAgtatgtgtgcatacatgtgtttTTACACTACACTAAGCCAACAATGGGTGCTCTTGAGTGTGTGCATCTCTGattgtgtatttaaatgtgtgtttacctgtgtgatGTTAGCATACTGTTGCTCCCAGTCCTTCAGCGCCTCCTGCAGGTGTTGTTCCCACAGAGTCTGAATGGCTCTGATCTGAAGCTCGTTGTGGGTCAACAGCTGACGAAGCtcctctgaacacacacacacacacacacacacacacaaacacacaaacacacatacatacatgttgaCCTCTTACCCTCACATAATGAATTCTGTTCTGTTCTAGTCAGTGAGTCTTACTGGTTTCTTCATTAGCTCTGCGTCCCTCCTGGCCCAGCCGGCTCAGTCGTTGCAGCAGTCTGGCATTTTCAGCCTTTAGCTCTTTAACCAGACGCTCAGTGGGGCTCTCGTTCACCACAGCCCGGTTCTGGATGCGCTTTGCCCTGAAGATGTGGGGCAGGGAGGTAGGGGGTGAGGGTCGGGAGTGTAGTTGGAACAGGGAAAAATGAGGCCAAGAGGAGAAgccaagaagaaagaaagaaaaacgaaaaacaaaaaaattgcaGGAATGAAGGAattactatattttatttacactgCATTGATAATCTGTTGTACCTCTCAGCATAGCGCAGGGTGGACAGAGACTCCTCATAGCAGATATCAGCAGGGCTCAGCGTGGCAACCTTGAAAATGAATGACTCTACTAAATAAATAACCTCATTGACCTGCTTATagtgtgtatttacagtgtgtttataaCAGGAGCACTCATAGGGAGGGCACAGTGGTTTTGTATAAGGACAATACTACAATATGTAAGTATTGGATAGAGTGTGAGTTACCATAACAGTGCGACTGTTGCCTCCCAGGGCAGACTGCAGCAACTTAGTGAGAACTGAGTCTCTGTAAGGAATATGGACGACTTTCTTCCCCACCGCCACATCAGCGAGGGTGCTggaagagagcagaggaaaaggtgtgaaaaaaaatctgatgtgaAATGAAAGTTATATTAAACTAAACAGTGGACCAACCTGATGACGTTTCCCAGCGTGGTGAGGCTCAGGTTGATGGCCGCGCCCTCTTTGAGTCTGTCAGCCTCTGACCCTGATGACCTCTGGCGTTCGCTGCCAGCCAGGTCCACCAGGTTAATGTTGGACTGTTTTGTGATGCTCTCTTTAGAAAAGATCTGACAAGAAGTCACCGTTACGTCAACAACAGATGCTGGTAGAATCTCTAATGACATTTGAGAATATACAGACACATTTACAGGTACATATACATCTGCACACAAAATCCATCAATTATTGATCAGACACTTT includes these proteins:
- the kif28 gene encoding kinesin-like protein KIF28P isoform X1; translated protein: MRAASDMHSKDCVKVAVRVRPFNKRERDAGSRCIVSMVSSSITIQDPRDSQSRRSFCFDYAYWSHSGFTRDRSGLYLPEEPGGRYADQDSVFQDLGVGILENALQGYNATLLAYGQTGSGKSYSMVGYGPNKGLVPKLCDQLFQAIRENQDTRQCQVFFSMLEIYNEQVVDLLSRASRTPGGLRVREEQQRGFYVEGLRTVPCDSAPQVEQLMEQGTRTRTTAATHMNANSSRSHMLIILQLKQIFSKESITKQSNINLVDLAGSERQRSSGSEADRLKEGAAINLSLTTLGNVISTLADVAVGKKVVHIPYRDSVLTKLLQSALGGNSRTVMVATLSPADICYEESLSTLRYAERAKRIQNRAVVNESPTERLVKELKAENARLLQRLSRLGQEGRRANEETKELRQLLTHNELQIRAIQTLWEQHLQEALKDWEQQYANITQERRMMQMHPYILNINEDAQLSGVVKLFIQEDEWDIGLSDSSPRSISIKGLGIQERHAVFRNEQRRVTLTPFAGSKVIVNGNSVSQTIELQHLDRLILGSNCTYLFIGFPSERGGDDWSRYDYDYFQSELAAAEGIHLGESSAGSSQTDPSLLAVFYDYIKLMPMVAEVNQMSQELKKGVEFKLEIKNLALSDSKGHDLEKEIVIRVTSMESKQVWMWSKAKFVNRKFLMEDVYQQHQAEQSRENRVEGLSTAALPRDKDPFWDPMEPLLLGTAHLWLQSLAFRIPLEEQLEVLGSEGTEEAILQAQLVPCTSTGLPLGEDDILIDPSELLGRRLDFQLVLEQCCGLRWIREAHNRGVQIGFRLFDCSQPLYTPAVWHNVNPLLDHRVHFASLHTSQHLLDYLQSSAVVLELWGLQEGCTDLVSCLEGVRMTTEGIFIIDEAGPTDAVPVDSAELSCSLRALQQDLEELKSMNASLKKENQSLREQLNTARNGNQHTHQGGESMRGRSVRPSCDAEFARALKVFYHSMTSVRGQLQRLRRHRPSEESDLLGLRLFVDEQSRLLRDFSEQLEQSVSTLKQDVAAIVRRKRERSGIWS
- the kif28 gene encoding kinesin-like protein KIF28P isoform X2 — its product is MRAASDMHSKDCVKVAVRVRPFNKRERDAGSRCIVSMVSSSITIQDPRDSQSRRSFCFDYAYWSHSGFTRDRSGLYLPEEPGGRYADQDSVFQDLGVGILENALQGYNATLLAYGQTGSGKSYSMVGYGPNKGLVPKLCDQLFQAIRENQDTRQCQVFFSMLEIYNEQVVDLLSRASRTPGGLRVREEQQRGFYVEGLRTVPCDSAPQVEQLMEQGTRTRTTAATHMNANSSRSHMLIILQLKQIFSKESITKQSNINLVDLAGSERQRSSGSEADRLKEGAAINLSLTTLGNVISTLADVAVGKKVVHIPYRDSVLTKLLQSALGGNSRTVMVATLSPADICYEESLSTLRYAERAKRIQNRAVVNESPTERLVKELKAENARLLQRLSRLGQEGRRANEETKELRQLLTHNELQIRAIQTLWEQHLQEALKDWEQQYANITQERRMMQMHPYILNINEDAQLSGVVKLFIQEDEWDIGLSDSSPRSISIKGLGIQERHAVFRNEQRRVTLTPFAGSKVIVNGNSVSQTIELQHLDRLILGSNCTYLFIGFPSERGGDDWSRYDYDYFQSELAAAEGIHLGESSAGSSQTDPSLLAVFYDYIKLMPMVAEVNQMSQELKKGVEFKLEIKNLALSDSKGHDLEKEIVIRVTSMESKQVWMWSKAKFVNRKFLMEDVYQQHQAEQSRENRVEGLSTAALPRDKDPFWDPMEPLLLGTAHLWLQSLAFRIPLEEQLEVLGSEGTEEAILQAQLVPCTSTGLPLGEDDILIDPSELLGRRLDFQLVLEQCCGLRWIREAHNRGVQIGFRLFDCSQPLYTPAVWHNVNPLLDHRVHFASLHTSQHLLDYLQSSAVVLELWGLQEGCTDLVSCLEGVRMTTEGIFIIDEAGPTDAVPVDSAELSCSLRALQQDLEELKSMNASLKKENQSLREQLNTARNGGESMRGRSVRPSCDAEFARALKVFYHSMTSVRGQLQRLRRHRPSEESDLLGLRLFVDEQSRLLRDFSEQLEQSVSTLKQDVAAIVRRKRERSGIWS